A window of the Natronomonas salina genome harbors these coding sequences:
- a CDS encoding arylsulfotransferase family protein translates to MRRRRAAGFAAVLALSLVALGALAVTADDPVEVEEDDPYPGETLVSVQAYGWFGNYNGEVFVVDEAGDRQWEYRPEDAAVFDAELLDNGHVMVSYGQRIPDEDCPERWRDTPQDHCIRNVVEEVDPATNDRVWAHSWYDRYMSYHEVHDADRLESGETAVIDMGQHRVFTVDRSGEVTWEWSAIEHLDEGSAFWTEHVEGTSRDDHSYEGPNQDWTHMNDVDRLENGNFLLSIRNFDVVIEVDPETDDVVRVMGEPGNHSLMQEQHDPSYLSLHDTLIVSDSENDRVVEYDAETMEERWRYEGPSDGDRLQWPRDADRLPNGNTLVVDSRNFRVLEVNTTGDVVWGHDMTDDRAIVYDADRLGPNRDLGEEPEHVPPGDDLDGTYYGEGVGGTLAYANSWIGFVFPHWVGLPGLLAILAALSSGVGLAYEGYRYRRAT, encoded by the coding sequence ATGAGACGACGACGGGCCGCTGGGTTCGCAGCGGTGCTCGCACTCTCGCTGGTCGCCCTGGGCGCCCTCGCCGTCACCGCCGACGACCCCGTCGAGGTCGAGGAGGACGACCCCTACCCCGGCGAGACGCTCGTGTCGGTCCAGGCGTACGGCTGGTTCGGCAACTACAACGGCGAGGTGTTCGTCGTCGACGAGGCGGGCGACCGGCAGTGGGAGTACCGCCCAGAAGACGCCGCGGTCTTCGACGCGGAGTTGCTGGACAACGGGCACGTGATGGTCTCGTACGGTCAGCGAATCCCCGACGAGGACTGCCCGGAGCGGTGGCGCGACACGCCGCAGGACCACTGCATCCGGAACGTCGTCGAGGAGGTCGACCCGGCGACCAACGACCGCGTGTGGGCCCACTCGTGGTACGACCGCTACATGTCCTACCACGAGGTCCACGACGCCGACCGTCTGGAAAGCGGCGAGACGGCCGTCATCGACATGGGCCAGCACCGCGTCTTCACCGTCGACCGGTCGGGGGAGGTCACCTGGGAGTGGTCGGCGATCGAGCACCTCGACGAGGGCTCGGCGTTCTGGACCGAACACGTCGAGGGGACGTCCCGGGACGACCACAGCTACGAGGGGCCGAACCAGGACTGGACCCACATGAACGACGTCGACCGCCTGGAGAACGGCAACTTCCTGCTGTCGATCCGGAACTTCGACGTCGTGATCGAGGTCGACCCGGAGACCGACGACGTGGTCCGGGTCATGGGCGAACCCGGGAACCACTCCCTGATGCAGGAGCAACACGACCCCAGCTACCTGTCGCTGCACGACACCCTGATCGTCTCCGACAGCGAGAACGACCGCGTCGTCGAGTACGACGCCGAGACGATGGAAGAGCGCTGGCGGTACGAGGGCCCGAGCGACGGCGACCGGCTCCAGTGGCCGCGCGACGCCGACCGGCTGCCGAACGGCAACACGCTCGTGGTCGACTCCCGGAACTTCCGCGTCCTCGAGGTCAACACGACCGGCGACGTCGTCTGGGGTCACGACATGACCGACGATCGGGCGATCGTCTACGACGCCGATCGGCTGGGCCCGAACCGGGACCTCGGCGAGGAGCCGGAGCACGTCCCGCCGGGAGACGACCTCGACGGGACGTACTACGGGGAGGGCGTCGGGGGGACGCTCGCGTACGCGAACTCCTGGATCGGGTTCGTCTTCCCCCACTGGGTCGGGCTCCCGGGGCTGCTGGCGATACTCGCGGCGCTGTCCTCGGGCGTGGGTCTGGCCTACGAGGGCTACCGGTACCGTCGCGCTACCTGA
- a CDS encoding HTH domain-containing protein, producing the protein MSGSERSPESAVESEPEDLTVACYVRAPMLLEPIDAHVETLRACEREGTIESLLLRSWPEQVRLGDDSPDREVLERFEEFESWADRQGVSIRPPFEVRERTSSVTGEFRERLVTPLIAVALYDGSRLTGVYPHSAAGETYTVEDAIATIRTGRLPRPLSTAEARPAGADDCPECDGRLVSGQGLFACETCGWVGTARADGRYEALEEQEPVETERRTVSH; encoded by the coding sequence ATGAGTGGGAGCGAACGTTCACCTGAATCTGCTGTCGAATCCGAACCGGAGGACCTCACGGTCGCGTGCTACGTCCGGGCGCCGATGCTGCTGGAACCGATCGACGCGCACGTCGAGACGCTGCGGGCCTGCGAGCGCGAGGGGACCATCGAGAGCCTGCTGCTGCGGAGCTGGCCCGAGCAAGTGCGGCTGGGGGACGACTCGCCCGACCGGGAGGTCCTCGAGCGGTTCGAGGAGTTCGAGTCGTGGGCCGACCGCCAGGGCGTGTCCATCAGGCCGCCGTTCGAGGTCCGCGAGCGCACCTCGTCGGTCACCGGCGAGTTCCGCGAGCGGCTCGTGACGCCGCTGATCGCCGTCGCGCTGTACGACGGGAGCCGCCTGACGGGCGTCTACCCTCACTCCGCGGCGGGAGAGACCTACACCGTCGAGGACGCCATCGCGACCATCCGGACGGGTCGGCTCCCCAGGCCGCTCTCGACGGCCGAGGCGCGGCCGGCGGGCGCCGACGACTGTCCGGAGTGCGACGGCCGCCTCGTCAGCGGTCAGGGGCTCTTCGCCTGCGAGACGTGCGGGTGGGTCGGCACCGCTCGCGCGGACGGCCGGTACGAGGCGCTGGAGGAGCAGGAACCGGTCGAGACCGAGCGGCGGACGGTCAGCCACTGA
- a CDS encoding pyruvoyl-dependent arginine decarboxylase, with protein MGVIRVVWGAATAPTELASYDAALAEANVHNYNLVRVSSVVPADASIEVVGEAPDLGPAGERLTVVEGRATVAPGDADRAAAALGWSREPDGPGIFYESSGGDPEAVRRQVEDGLAAGRRLREWDFGDHGTRVVSADADPDGYTTAVVLAVYGESTPLL; from the coding sequence ATGGGCGTCATCCGCGTCGTCTGGGGGGCCGCGACCGCGCCGACGGAGCTGGCGTCGTACGACGCCGCACTCGCCGAGGCCAACGTCCACAATTACAACCTCGTGCGGGTGTCGTCGGTCGTCCCCGCCGACGCGTCGATCGAGGTCGTCGGCGAGGCCCCCGACCTCGGCCCCGCCGGCGAGCGGCTCACGGTCGTCGAGGGGCGGGCCACCGTCGCTCCGGGCGACGCCGACCGCGCCGCTGCCGCCCTCGGCTGGTCCCGCGAGCCGGACGGCCCCGGCATCTTCTACGAGTCGTCTGGCGGCGACCCGGAGGCCGTCCGGCGGCAGGTCGAGGACGGCCTCGCGGCCGGACGCCGGCTCCGCGAGTGGGACTTCGGCGACCACGGGACGCGGGTCGTTTCGGCGGACGCCGACCCGGACGGCTACACGACGGCGGTCGTCCTCGCGGTGTACGGCGAGAGCACGCCGCTGCTGTAG
- a CDS encoding NAD+ synthase has product MSDAEPLLEGTNVDLALSEAELEARREHIVEFIDDTVAAAGADGAVLGLSGGIDSTTVAHLAVEALGRDGLHGLLLPSEVNPEADRTDAERVAEDLGIEYDVVEIEPIVDAFVDAAPAGAEDDRTALGNVRVRTRGVLNYFVANAENRLVLGTGNRSEAATGYFTKYGDGAVDCHPIGNLYKCQVRQLARDLGVPEDLVTRTPTAAMWEGQTDEEEMGLGYDELDAILALHVDGPFSKSATVRTLDVPESAVERVVELYEKSMHKRAMPPAPEPL; this is encoded by the coding sequence ATGAGTGACGCCGAACCCCTTCTCGAAGGAACGAACGTCGATCTGGCCCTCTCGGAGGCCGAACTCGAGGCCCGCCGCGAGCACATCGTCGAGTTCATCGACGACACCGTCGCCGCAGCGGGCGCCGACGGGGCCGTGCTGGGCCTCTCCGGCGGCATCGACTCGACGACGGTCGCCCACCTCGCCGTCGAGGCGCTCGGCCGGGACGGCCTCCACGGCCTGCTGCTGCCGAGCGAGGTCAACCCCGAGGCCGACCGGACCGACGCCGAGCGGGTCGCCGAGGACCTCGGCATCGAGTACGACGTCGTCGAGATCGAGCCCATCGTGGACGCCTTCGTCGACGCCGCGCCGGCGGGTGCCGAGGACGACCGCACCGCACTGGGGAACGTCCGGGTCCGGACGCGGGGCGTCCTGAACTACTTCGTCGCCAACGCGGAGAACCGTCTCGTCCTCGGGACCGGCAACCGCTCGGAGGCCGCCACGGGCTACTTCACGAAGTACGGCGACGGCGCCGTCGACTGCCACCCCATCGGCAACCTCTACAAGTGCCAGGTCAGACAGCTGGCCCGCGACCTGGGCGTCCCCGAGGACCTCGTGACGCGGACGCCGACCGCCGCGATGTGGGAGGGCCAGACCGACGAGGAGGAGATGGGCCTCGGCTACGACGAACTGGACGCCATCCTCGCGCTCCACGTCGACGGCCCGTTCTCGAAGTCCGCGACGGTCCGGACCCTCGACGTGCCGGAGTCGGCCGTCGAGCGGGTCGTCGAACTGTACGAGAAGAGCATGCACAAGCGTGCGATGCCGCCCGCGCCCGAACCGCTGTAG
- a CDS encoding CDC48 family AAA ATPase: protein MNEVQLEVAKAYPNDSGRGIARLDPDTLLHLKLSPGDIIEIEGADTTAAKVWRADRQDWNTDTVRIDGFTRQNADVGIGERVTIRKAEATKADKLVLAPPEEASVQFGSDAAGMVKRQILKRPVVERDIVPVMSSTNHPFMRSPGQAIPLIAVETDPEGVCLITEDTEVELREEPISGFEKTGGGITYEDIGGLQNEIQRVREMVELPMKHPQIFKKLGIEPPQGVLLHGPPGTGKTLLAKAVANETSASFFSIAGPEIISKYYGESEQQLREIFEDASEESPSIIFIDELDSIAPKREDVTGEVERRVVAQLLTMMDGLESRGQVIVIAATNRVDSVDPALRRPGRFDREIEIGVPDETGRKEILQIHTRGMPLADDVSLDGMADETHGFVGADIESLTKEAAMKALRRYLPEIDLDEEDIPPSLIDRMIIKRDDFRGALNEVDPSAMREVLVELPKVSWDDVGGLDDAKGQVQESVEWPLNKPEKFDRMGIEPPAGVLLYGPPGTGKTLMAKAVANETNANFISVRGPQLLSKWVGESEKAIRQTFRKARQVSPTVIFFDELDSLAPGRGGETGSNVSERVVNQLLTELDGLEEMDNVMVIAATNRPDMIDPALIRSGRFDRLVMIGEPDVGGRQQILQIHTDDTPLAPDVSLKELAEITDGYVGSDLESIAREAAIEALREDDDADEVEMRHFRQALESVRPTITDDIREYYDQVEDQFRGGSPDGRRQSGGRIGFQ, encoded by the coding sequence ATGAACGAGGTCCAACTGGAGGTGGCGAAGGCCTACCCCAACGACTCGGGACGGGGCATCGCTCGCCTCGACCCGGACACGCTGCTGCACCTGAAGCTGTCGCCGGGCGACATCATCGAGATCGAGGGCGCGGACACGACGGCGGCGAAGGTGTGGCGGGCGGACCGGCAGGACTGGAACACCGACACGGTCCGCATCGACGGGTTCACCCGGCAGAACGCCGACGTCGGCATCGGCGAGCGCGTGACCATCCGGAAGGCAGAGGCGACGAAGGCCGACAAGCTCGTGCTGGCGCCGCCCGAGGAGGCCTCCGTGCAGTTCGGCTCCGACGCCGCCGGCATGGTCAAGCGGCAGATCCTCAAGCGGCCGGTCGTCGAGCGCGACATCGTCCCCGTGATGAGCTCGACGAACCACCCCTTCATGCGGTCGCCGGGCCAGGCGATCCCGCTGATCGCCGTCGAGACCGACCCCGAGGGCGTCTGTCTCATCACCGAGGACACCGAGGTCGAACTCCGCGAGGAGCCCATCTCGGGCTTCGAGAAGACCGGCGGCGGCATCACCTACGAGGACATCGGCGGCCTGCAGAACGAGATCCAGCGCGTCCGCGAGATGGTCGAGCTGCCGATGAAGCACCCCCAGATCTTCAAGAAGCTCGGCATCGAGCCGCCCCAGGGGGTGCTGCTCCACGGCCCGCCCGGCACCGGGAAGACGCTGCTGGCGAAGGCCGTCGCCAACGAGACGTCGGCGAGCTTCTTCTCCATCGCCGGCCCCGAGATCATCTCGAAGTACTACGGCGAGTCCGAACAGCAACTCCGGGAGATATTCGAGGACGCCAGCGAGGAGTCGCCGTCGATCATCTTCATCGACGAGTTGGACTCCATCGCGCCGAAGCGCGAGGACGTCACCGGCGAGGTCGAACGCCGCGTCGTCGCCCAGCTGCTGACGATGATGGACGGCCTCGAGTCCCGCGGCCAGGTCATCGTCATCGCCGCGACGAACCGCGTCGACAGCGTCGACCCGGCGCTCCGCCGCCCGGGCCGCTTCGACCGCGAGATCGAGATCGGCGTCCCCGACGAGACCGGCCGCAAGGAGATCCTGCAGATCCACACCCGCGGGATGCCGCTGGCCGACGACGTCTCCCTGGACGGGATGGCCGACGAGACCCACGGCTTCGTCGGCGCCGACATCGAGAGCCTCACCAAGGAGGCCGCGATGAAGGCGCTGCGACGGTACCTCCCCGAGATCGACCTCGACGAGGAGGACATCCCGCCGAGCCTCATCGACCGGATGATCATCAAGCGCGACGACTTCCGCGGCGCGCTCAACGAGGTCGACCCCTCGGCGATGCGGGAGGTCCTCGTAGAGCTGCCGAAGGTGTCGTGGGACGACGTCGGCGGCCTCGACGACGCGAAGGGCCAGGTCCAGGAGTCCGTCGAGTGGCCGCTCAACAAACCCGAGAAGTTCGACCGGATGGGTATCGAGCCGCCGGCGGGCGTGCTGTTGTACGGCCCGCCCGGCACCGGGAAGACCCTGATGGCGAAGGCCGTCGCCAACGAGACGAACGCCAACTTCATCTCGGTGCGCGGCCCGCAGCTGCTCTCGAAGTGGGTCGGCGAGTCGGAGAAGGCCATCCGCCAGACCTTCCGGAAGGCCCGACAGGTCTCGCCGACGGTCATCTTCTTCGACGAGCTCGACTCGCTGGCGCCGGGCCGCGGCGGCGAGACCGGCTCGAACGTCTCCGAGCGCGTCGTCAACCAGCTCCTCACGGAGCTCGACGGCCTCGAGGAGATGGACAACGTCATGGTCATCGCCGCGACGAACCGCCCGGACATGATCGACCCGGCGCTCATCCGTAGCGGCCGGTTCGACCGGCTGGTCATGATCGGCGAACCGGACGTCGGCGGTCGCCAGCAGATCCTCCAGATCCACACCGACGACACGCCGCTGGCGCCGGACGTCAGCCTCAAGGAGCTCGCCGAAATCACCGACGGCTACGTCGGCTCCGACCTCGAGTCCATCGCCCGCGAGGCCGCCATCGAGGCGCTCCGCGAGGACGACGACGCCGACGAGGTGGAGATGCGGCACTTCCGGCAGGCCCTCGAGTCGGTGCGGCCGACCATCACCGACGACATCCGCGAGTACTACGACCAGGTGGAAGACCAGTTCCGCGGCGGCAGCCCCGACGGCCGACGCCAGAGCGGCGGCCGGATCGGGTTCCAGTAA
- a CDS encoding zinc-dependent alcohol dehydrogenase family protein, with the protein MQAAIYRGPGEIEVDDVPKPEIEAPTDAIVRVTHTAICGSDLWFYRGLSDREEGSRVGHEPMGIVEAVGDDVRSVEPGDRVLAPFVISCGTCEFCRKGLHTSCVNGDSWNGANGGAQGEYVRSPHADGTLVRVPDRHADDEETLRSLLPLTDVMGTGHHAAVSAGVGEGDTCVVVGDGAVGLCGVLAARRLGAERIVAMGHHEDRLALAEAFGATETVSERGEAAVERARELTYGGANHVVECVGAASSMDTAIEVCRPGGTIGYVGVPHGVDEEGLDLYGMFGDNIALRGGVAPVRAYAEELMADVLQGTLDPSPIFTETVDLDGVPEGYRAMDEREAIKVLVKP; encoded by the coding sequence ATGCAGGCTGCCATCTACCGGGGCCCGGGCGAGATCGAGGTCGACGACGTACCGAAGCCGGAGATCGAGGCGCCGACCGACGCTATCGTCCGCGTGACCCACACCGCGATCTGCGGGTCCGACCTGTGGTTCTACCGGGGGCTGAGCGACCGCGAGGAGGGCTCTCGGGTCGGACACGAGCCGATGGGGATCGTCGAGGCGGTCGGCGACGACGTGCGGTCGGTCGAGCCGGGCGACCGCGTCCTCGCCCCGTTCGTGATCAGCTGCGGGACCTGCGAGTTCTGCCGGAAGGGGCTGCACACCTCCTGTGTGAACGGCGACTCCTGGAACGGCGCCAACGGGGGCGCCCAGGGCGAGTACGTCCGGTCGCCGCACGCCGACGGGACGCTCGTCCGGGTGCCGGACCGCCACGCCGACGACGAGGAGACGCTCCGCTCGCTGCTGCCGCTGACCGACGTGATGGGGACCGGCCACCACGCGGCGGTCAGCGCCGGCGTCGGCGAGGGCGACACCTGCGTCGTCGTCGGCGACGGCGCCGTCGGGCTCTGCGGCGTCCTCGCGGCTCGGCGGCTCGGCGCCGAGCGCATCGTCGCGATGGGCCACCACGAGGACCGGCTGGCGCTGGCCGAGGCGTTCGGCGCCACCGAGACCGTGAGCGAGCGCGGGGAGGCCGCCGTCGAGCGCGCCAGGGAGCTGACCTACGGCGGCGCCAACCACGTCGTGGAGTGCGTCGGCGCGGCGTCGTCGATGGACACCGCCATCGAGGTCTGCCGGCCCGGCGGCACCATCGGCTACGTCGGCGTCCCGCACGGCGTCGACGAGGAGGGGCTGGACCTCTACGGGATGTTCGGCGACAACATCGCGCTGCGCGGCGGGGTCGCGCCGGTCCGGGCGTACGCCGAGGAGCTGATGGCCGACGTCCTGCAGGGGACCCTCGACCCCTCGCCGATCTTCACGGAGACCGTCGACCTCGACGGGGTCCCGGAGGGCTACCGCGCGATGGACGAGCGCGAGGCCATCAAGGTGCTCGTGAAGCCGTAG
- a CDS encoding aldo/keto reductase, protein MHYRTLGASDVEVSEIGFGAWVVGTDWWGDRTAEQAREMLQYAVEQGITYFDTGDVYGHGDSEELVGEALADYRDEVTVATKIGYDFYDNPQAGHGELPKEMNRDYLEAAFEKSLDRLDMETVDVLQLHNANVDEVDADVLEFLDELREEGRVDAVGWALGPSIGWLAEGDKAIVEEFDAVQLVWNVLEQEVGDHFLETLEETGSETSLIPRVPHSSGLLNEQVTPETELGEGDHRAYRPDEWYETGWEKIEALRFLERAEPRSAEGSSGEEPRERDGERSMAQASLQWLLYHDAVATVTPTFRTREDIDEWAAASDVPALTDEEYERVQALYADDFGIEGDDGMDALRSSVEGEDIQSAGLDKECAGS, encoded by the coding sequence ATGCACTACCGAACGCTGGGCGCCTCGGACGTCGAGGTCTCGGAGATCGGCTTCGGCGCCTGGGTCGTCGGCACGGACTGGTGGGGCGACCGGACCGCCGAGCAGGCCAGGGAGATGCTGCAGTACGCGGTCGAGCAGGGGATCACCTACTTCGACACCGGCGACGTCTACGGCCACGGCGACTCCGAGGAGCTCGTCGGCGAGGCCCTCGCCGACTACCGCGACGAGGTGACGGTCGCGACGAAGATCGGCTACGACTTCTACGACAACCCGCAGGCGGGCCACGGCGAACTGCCGAAGGAGATGAACCGCGACTACCTCGAGGCGGCCTTCGAGAAGTCCCTCGACCGCCTCGACATGGAGACTGTCGACGTCCTCCAGCTGCACAACGCCAACGTCGACGAGGTTGACGCGGACGTCCTGGAGTTCCTCGACGAGCTGCGCGAGGAGGGCCGCGTCGACGCCGTCGGCTGGGCGCTCGGCCCCTCCATCGGCTGGCTCGCCGAGGGCGACAAGGCCATCGTCGAGGAGTTCGACGCGGTCCAGCTCGTCTGGAACGTCCTCGAGCAGGAGGTCGGCGACCACTTCCTCGAGACGCTCGAAGAGACCGGCTCGGAGACGAGCCTCATCCCGCGGGTGCCGCACTCCTCCGGCCTGCTGAACGAGCAGGTGACGCCGGAGACGGAGCTCGGCGAGGGCGACCACCGCGCGTACCGCCCCGACGAGTGGTACGAGACGGGCTGGGAGAAGATCGAGGCGCTGCGGTTCCTGGAGCGCGCGGAGCCACGCTCCGCGGAAGGCTCGAGCGGCGAGGAGCCGCGAGAGCGCGACGGGGAGCGGTCGATGGCCCAGGCGAGCCTCCAGTGGCTGCTGTACCACGACGCCGTCGCCACCGTGACACCGACGTTCCGCACCCGCGAGGACATCGACGAGTGGGCCGCCGCCAGCGACGTGCCCGCGCTGACCGACGAGGAGTACGAGCGCGTGCAGGCGCTGTACGCCGACGACTTCGGCATCGAGGGCGACGACGGGATGGACGCGCTGCGCTCGTCCGTCGAGGGCGAGGACATCCAGTCGGCGGGGCTGGACAAGGAGTGCGCCGGTAGCTGA
- a CDS encoding acyltransferase — protein sequence MTKRHVSLPAGAEEGLEAFLADVDRRLSSDEDTCAVVEDVLVDLHGDREAYERWQSGESVSPAERVRLQGYDPCNATLESEYYAEKDEERFKESKHLQWLWRQFDATPMADNVEFALRFRQMLAKHLFDECGDDCRFFKGISVTYGHNISVGDNVVIHDDVHLDDRGKLTIGDRVSISDGVHVYSHDHDLLDQTEVENFHTIVEDDVRLTYDAMVRAGCKVGENAVVGARGVVQSDVPAHHVAVGQPAKSVRIKPGFEDVAEPLDADHPDGRDDRRLPYELPDDLDQFDEFQRDLEPSG from the coding sequence ATGACAAAGCGTCACGTCTCGCTGCCGGCGGGGGCGGAGGAGGGCCTCGAGGCCTTCCTGGCGGACGTCGACCGGCGGCTGTCGAGCGACGAGGACACCTGCGCGGTCGTCGAGGACGTCCTCGTCGACCTCCACGGCGACCGCGAGGCCTACGAGCGGTGGCAGTCCGGCGAGTCGGTCTCGCCCGCCGAGCGCGTCCGCCTGCAGGGGTACGACCCCTGCAACGCGACCCTCGAGAGCGAGTACTACGCCGAGAAGGACGAAGAGCGGTTCAAGGAGTCCAAGCACCTCCAGTGGCTCTGGCGGCAGTTCGACGCGACGCCGATGGCCGACAACGTCGAGTTCGCGCTCCGTTTCCGCCAGATGCTCGCCAAGCACCTCTTCGACGAGTGCGGCGACGACTGTCGGTTCTTCAAGGGCATCTCGGTGACCTACGGCCACAACATCTCCGTCGGCGACAACGTCGTCATCCACGACGACGTCCACCTCGACGACCGCGGGAAGCTCACCATCGGCGACCGCGTCTCCATCTCCGACGGCGTCCACGTCTACAGCCACGACCACGACCTCCTCGACCAGACTGAGGTGGAGAACTTCCACACCATCGTCGAGGACGACGTCCGCCTGACCTACGACGCGATGGTCCGCGCCGGCTGCAAGGTCGGCGAGAACGCCGTCGTCGGCGCCCGCGGCGTCGTCCAGTCCGACGTCCCCGCCCACCACGTCGCCGTCGGCCAGCCGGCCAAGAGCGTCCGGATCAAGCCCGGCTTCGAGGACGTCGCCGAGCCCCTCGACGCCGACCACCCCGACGGCCGCGACGACCGGCGCCTCCCCTACGAACTCCCCGACGACCTCGACCAGTTCGACGAGTTCCAACGCGACCTCGAGCCCTCCGGCTGA
- the larC gene encoding nickel pincer cofactor biosynthesis protein LarC: MQTLAFDGRTGASGDMLLGALLAAGADPDALGPVEDALDVEYRVGETTKNGIRATSVDVLVGGDEGGHDHGDQDERAHDHHHVDDEHDHDEHDAHQHDHEHAEGHGPHRTYAECRELVESMALPEAVEADAKAVFHILGEAESRVHGTDLEETHFHEVGADDAIADIVGAALLVDDLDVERVVTTPVATGGGEVSMSHGVYPVPTPAVTYVAEGASWDLVGGPVETELLTPTGAAVLAHFAEGVDSLPAMRVEASGYGAGRKSFEEHPNVLRATVGDARGGLRRDGIRVLETNLDDASPEVLGGLQDRLKDAGARDVTVVPTTMKKARPGHLVKVVVKPGDVQAVARRLAEETGTLGIRETAAGHRWIADRSFETVELDVDGESFEVTVKVAADDAGEVYDVSAEYDDAAQVASLTDVPIREVLRRAEAVYRSE, encoded by the coding sequence ATGCAGACGCTCGCCTTCGACGGCCGGACGGGCGCCAGCGGAGACATGCTCCTCGGGGCGCTCCTCGCGGCCGGCGCCGATCCCGACGCCCTCGGACCCGTCGAGGACGCCCTCGACGTCGAGTACCGGGTCGGCGAGACGACGAAGAACGGCATCCGGGCGACGTCGGTCGACGTCCTCGTCGGCGGCGACGAGGGGGGCCACGACCACGGCGACCAGGACGAGCGCGCACACGACCATCACCACGTCGACGACGAACACGATCACGACGAACACGACGCCCACCAGCACGACCACGAACACGCCGAGGGTCACGGACCGCACCGGACCTACGCGGAGTGCCGCGAACTCGTCGAGTCGATGGCCCTCCCCGAGGCCGTCGAGGCCGACGCGAAGGCCGTCTTCCACATCCTGGGCGAAGCGGAGTCGCGCGTCCACGGCACCGACCTCGAGGAGACGCACTTCCACGAGGTCGGCGCCGACGACGCCATCGCCGACATCGTCGGCGCCGCACTGCTGGTCGACGACCTCGACGTCGAGCGCGTGGTGACCACCCCCGTCGCGACGGGCGGCGGCGAGGTGTCGATGAGCCACGGCGTCTACCCCGTTCCGACGCCCGCGGTCACGTACGTCGCCGAGGGAGCGTCGTGGGACCTCGTCGGCGGCCCGGTCGAGACCGAACTCCTGACGCCGACCGGCGCGGCGGTGCTCGCCCACTTCGCCGAGGGGGTCGATTCCCTCCCGGCGATGCGCGTCGAGGCGTCGGGGTACGGCGCCGGCCGCAAGTCCTTCGAGGAGCACCCGAACGTCCTCCGGGCGACCGTTGGCGACGCTCGAGGCGGCCTGCGGCGCGACGGCATCCGGGTCCTGGAGACGAACCTCGACGACGCCAGCCCGGAGGTCCTGGGCGGTCTCCAGGACCGACTGAAGGACGCCGGCGCCCGCGACGTCACCGTGGTCCCGACGACGATGAAGAAGGCCCGGCCCGGCCACCTCGTGAAGGTCGTGGTGAAGCCCGGCGACGTCCAGGCGGTCGCGCGGCGACTGGCCGAGGAGACGGGGACGCTGGGCATCCGGGAGACCGCGGCCGGCCACCGCTGGATCGCCGACCGGTCGTTCGAGACGGTCGAACTCGACGTCGACGGCGAGTCCTTCGAGGTGACGGTGAAGGTCGCGGCCGACGACGCCGGCGAGGTCTACGACGTGAGCGCCGAGTACGACGACGCCGCCCAGGTCGCCAGCCTGACCGACGTGCCGATCCGTGAGGTCCTCCGGCGGGCCGAGGCAGTCTACCGGAGCGAGTGA
- a CDS encoding DUF5811 family protein — MHGNTPHDGPVETEFAPEDRRALRRDLVDVATSTRDLLSDDFVVGGEISDDDGALHATVAVQPPAGSVVSAGFDPAGDEADDVESLARDLAAGAVLEAKHAAQDVSRAAR, encoded by the coding sequence ATGCACGGAAACACGCCCCACGATGGCCCGGTAGAAACCGAGTTCGCCCCCGAGGACCGGCGTGCCCTGCGCCGCGACCTCGTCGACGTCGCCACGTCGACGCGCGACCTCCTCTCCGACGACTTCGTGGTCGGCGGCGAGATCTCCGACGACGACGGCGCCCTCCACGCCACCGTCGCCGTCCAGCCGCCAGCCGGCTCCGTCGTCTCCGCCGGCTTCGACCCCGCTGGCGACGAGGCCGACGACGTCGAGTCGCTGGCCCGCGACCTCGCGGCCGGCGCCGTCCTCGAGGCGAAACACGCCGCCCAGGACGTCAGCCGCGCCGCCCGATAA